GACAACAAAAGATTATTATTGGGGCTGTGGTAGTGATGGAACTGGTAAAAATATGCTTGGTAAAATATTAATGGAAGTTAGAGATAAAATCTTAACTGAGATTTAAATGAACTTTGAATAAATCCACGATAATCTAATATTATTGTGGATTTATTTGTTGTTTTTATTGTTTATTAAGATTTAAATTGTAAGTAATTTGAATTCAAACGGAACTTGGTAAACGTCTAATCTTTTTAAATCGTTTGACTTAGTAATCGTTTATTTCATTCTCTTGTAACAAAAACGTTCTTTTTTGTTACATTCATACTGTCAATCTTAAGAACAGCTACAATCGTTGATATAACTGTAACTAAAATATGTAACAAAAAGATTTGTAACAATAGTTTAAATCTATCATTTTTGATACAATATTGTTAAAAGACTTGCGGTAATATGTCAATTGAAAAATAAAAGAATATGAAGTTGTTAAAGATCAATTTGCTTAAAAAAGACATCAAGAAACTAGACCAGAAATTAATGTAATTTATTGGAAGGTGGTAAAAGGTAGAGAAGGGTGAAAGCTATAGACAGATGTTGATTCTAACCCAATCTTCAATCTCTACATGGGTTATAAATTTTAATAGTCGTTCTTTTAACACGGTAGCACCAGGAAAATCATTGGAAACCGTAAAGGCATCAAGTTTGTTGCCTTCACCATCTAGAAAACACACTTTCATATCAAACGAACTAACATCTAAACCAACAAATAATCTCATGGGAGAGACCTCCTTTCGATTTAGAATCATTAGGCTATCTTGGACGTCTTGAGATATCTATAGTGTGTACGCCGACCAACAACCTCGTGTATAAGAGCTCTACCTGAATCGAAAGCCCCTAGAACTACTACATCTAGGTTCGAGGGTCAGGATGCTCAGCCTGCGAGTAGGGAGTCCCGCGCGTTCACTGAGAAACAGTCTTTCATTGTGGTAAATCCACAGGAGAGGGAAGAATTGCCCCAAATGATCCTATGATCATTATCTAGAAATATCTTAAGACGTCCAAGTTTTTTTTGGTCGCTCGAGAAATAAAAGAATAAAAATAAACAGGTTTTTATATTTGAAAATGAATCTGTTGTTTTACAAATAAATAAATAAAAATACTAATTTTTTAAAATATCAAGCTAAGTATATTTTGTATCTTTAGTGGTCATATACAAATAACTATATGATACAAAGGGGTTTATTCAAGCTTGCTTAATTTGAAAAAGCTCCCACATATCAAGTGGAAGCTAGGTGAAAAATGCTATATTTTTATAAGCTTGGATATTTACCAAATTTTTTTCTACAAATTGAAATTTAAAAATATACCATTTTAAATTTATCCTATTTATTTTTTTAGATCACAACGGATAACAGCATGTTGATTTATCCCAAACCAGTTATGCCTTGCTTTGTGTCTAATATATAGTTTCTTAATTTTATGACAATATCACTTGCCAATTACCTTTGAGGTCTCCCTCATACACTGTTAAAACCTTACTATTTTTTATAATCAATGCTATCTGATCTTCATAACTATATAAAACAAGTGCATCTGTTTCTATGTCTAAATATGGAACACCATAAGCCATAGTTTCAGCATATTGTTGTTCAGAAATCTCTCTGCTATGAGCCTGTGCGAGAGCGTGACTTGTTGCCACAAAATAAGTTTTTTCACCTTCAGTAATATCATTGTAAATTAATTTTATTACGTCTTCATTTAGCATAATATTAATTACCTCCTATTAAGGTTCCTACTAACAAGTATTAAAAAACATACCCATACTATTAAGTCATTGTTAGAGAACCAAATATTATTTTATATTTAGAGATCACAAGGGATATTTCGCATATTGGTCTATCCGAAGCCAACTATGCTATTTTTGTATCTCTATCTATAAAGGCTATTTAAGATATCAAAAAACAACCTTAACAATGTATATCCGACTTTATATCTACAAGTCTACGTGAATCAAAAAGGTAATTATTTATAAGGAATTTTTAAAGATACATGAAACTTTTACCTGTTAATCACGTACCTAGACTATTGGAAAAATAGAAGGGGAGTGCTATGAGGAAGTGGATAAATCTCAAAGAGGATGTGATATTGTATGAGGAGAAGAAAAGCCTTTATTCTGCCGTTTATTTTCACACTATTCATAATTGGATTATTATTATATTTAGATCTTCAAGATGAAACGTCTCTCCCTAGCGAAGAATGGAGCCGTTCGATGGCACTGCAAACACAAGAGGACTATATTAGTAAACCGTTTATACTCGAAGATGGAGATTTATATCATATTTATTCTCCTACAAAAAAAAGCGTGTCTCATCTAGTCGTAGATGAAAGTCTTGAGGTGCAGTCACATGTAAAGTTGCCTGTTATTGTTCCATCAAACTCTAATATGTGGGCAGTTGGAAATGAACTCATCTTTATCAAAAATAATACAATTCAAAAATATGACAGAGACTCAATTACCGAGTTAGGGCATGATGTTGAAGGGCTTGTCGCAAATCAAGATCAAGTTGTTTTTTGGAAAGAGCAAGAGTTACATGTACTAAACCCTACTACATTAGAGAACAAACAGATTTTCGAAACAACGCATCCTATTTATGATGTACTTATTGATGAAAGAACAAATTCTATACTAATACTTACGAGAGAAGATAACATTCATTTAGGTGTTACTTTTTTACTAAATAAAAACGATATGTTTGAAGTGAACAATTTATCTCCTATTACGATTAGTGACCGTGATGATATTACTAGTACATCGTTTGCAATACATAACAAAGAGATTGATATTCTAATTGGTACTACAGCTATTGAAGCAGGTGCGAGAACCTATCATACTTATCATACAGTTGCAAATGTAGATAACGCTTCAATAGAAACAAATACAACGAAACTAACTATTTATGAAGAAGGATCTAATAGAAAGATTGATGATGCCCAAAACCTAGTTATTACTAATAAAGAGGGCGTTCGGACAATTATTTTTTCTGCTAAAGGGAAATCTGGTAAACAACGTGAGAATGCTAACATTTATGAGGCATATAATGAGGATAATCAATGGTTAGCTAAAACAAGAAGTACATCTCGATATTTGTCTAAAAAAGCACAATGGTTAAATGGTGAATCTCTAATATGGATTGAGTTTACAGGTGGAGAATATGCGCTTTATGGAGCATCTATGAATGAAGAGGCTATTAACAATAGTATGGAAACGACAAAGGAAGATTGGCTTTTTGCAGCATCAACAACAATAACAGGGTTATTTACTAGTGGTTTTACAATATTTATCATTGGAATATGGATTGTACCACCCCTGGGATACCTATTTGTGGTATATATTATAAATAAAAGGATTTTTGATCAGGATGAAGTGAAATGGTTGAAAGTTACTACCATATTAACGTATTTAGTTGGACAAATAATTCTAAATCAATTTGTTTTGAATGATTTGATGAATTTACAAACACCTCTAGGTTTGTCCTTTTTTGGTAGTGGTATAGTGACGACTTTAGTCATTTTTACTCTTACATTTTTGGTGTACAGATTAGCAAGAAATAAAGAGTGGGGATTGTTTGGCAATATATCTTATTTTATAGGAATTAATCTATTACTCTCTTCATTGATCTATGAGTCTACTTTTATATAGGTTGTCAGTAGTGTAGCTTTTTAATTAGTTAAAAGTCGAACCATGAAAAAAATGAAAATAAAGTAAATCCACTTATCACTTCTATTAATAGAAATTAGAGAGGGAGAAAAATCTAATGATAACCAATGAACATAATGCACAAAATGTTTTTTCACCACCAAAACATATTATTTCAGCAGCGACTATTGTACTTAATGATAAAAGTGAGATTTTATTAGTTAAAGCCCCATGTAGGGGATGGGAAATGCCTGGGGGGCAAGTTGAAGAAGGAGAGTCATTGAAAGAAGCTGCAATAAGGGAAACTAAAGAAGAATCAGGAATAGATATTGATGTATTAAAATTTTGTGGGGTATTTCAGAATGTAAGCAGTTCAATATGCAATACATTGTTTTTAGCTAAACCAATTGGGGGAGAACTGACAACTTCTTCTGAAAGCTTGGAAGTAGGTTTTTTTCCTCTTGAGGAAGCTTTAGAGATGGTAACTTGGCAAAACTTTAGAGAAAGAATAGAATATTGTTTGAATGAAAATATGCAACCATTTTTAATAGAATTTTCAACTTGATTTTTGTGTTTTTCTGGTACACTTCTTAAAGAGGTGTGTCTTTCATTTAAGTGTCCTATAAGCGCATTTCTTGACAAAGAAGGCGTCTTTTTTTATGATTTGGACCATATTATTGAAGAACTTCTTGTACAACATTTACGAATTTGAAATAATTATAGCATTAATATGTAACTATGTTAGGAGACAAAAATTAGTGAGTGTAAAGATTCCTACATTAATTGGAGAATTAGTAAAACTAAGACCACTTAACTATAACACTGATCATATAGCTTGGTTCGATGTTGAACAAGACGAAATTATGCAAGAATGGGTAGGTAATTCAGTTCCAACATCGTATGATGAGGTGAAACAATATTTGTATGAGCTATACCCTAAACATTTTATGATTTGGATGATTGAAGAAAAAAAGAGTAATAAGGTAATTGGAATGATGCGAATTAGCCATCCTCAATATCATGAAGAAAAGTTAGTTGCAGGTGACTCACAAAGGCTACATTCCTACTATTGGCGGAAGGGATTTATGAAAGAATCTCGCGAGTTAATTTATGATTATGTGTTTAATGAATTAAAAGTAGATGTTTTATATGCAGATGTTTGGGAAGGGAATATTAATTCTAGTAAATCTTTAGAGTCTGTTGGATATCAATTAATAGACATAAAAAAAGAGTATTTTAAAAAGTATGATCGAATGCAAAACAAATTATACTACCAACTACAATTAGGTACTTTAATAATAAGAAATAAACAATAGAAATGGCTCTTCATGGAGGATACTATGAAAACTTTTATTTACATGGTGAGACATGGCGAATCACCGAAGACAGAAGAAAATGAAAGAACAAGAGGGTTAACTGATATAGGGAAAAGTAGAGATTAAAAGATTGTGGAATATCCGGTAATGGAGTATTCAGGAAATGCTTGAGAGGGGAATGTTTGTGAAAGTTCAAATAATTGGTGGTTCGGGAACTGGCAAAAGCACATTAGCAAAATACATCAGTGAAAAGGAAAATATCAAGTGGATCACTATTTTTGGAAAGATAGTTCTTTTTCGGAAAATAATCCAATTGAAAAACGAATTGAAATGTACCAAAAAGATATTAGTTCTAACGATTGTTATATAGCATCTGGTTCCATTTTTATGTGGTATCCTGAAGGTTTTTGTAACCGTGACCTTTTAGTTTTTCTTTCACTTGATGAAGAAGTCCGTATGAAACGTCTAATTAAAAGGGAAATCGAACGAAAAAATCTTAGTCAAATGTGGTTAGATGAAAATGGTAAGTATACAAATGACTTTTTAGAATGGTGTAAAACATACTGGTTAGAAGAAGATAAGGGTAAGGCAGGTACATATGCGGAACAATCCTATCAAATGACAATATCAAAGAGTCCTGTCATAAAGATCGACAGCTCTCGACCTCTCGATGAACTCTACGCTGAAATTATAAGCACTTTAAGTAAAGCGAAAAGTTAGCTGTTTAATAAGAGGGATTGTTGTTTTTTCCTTCTTCAGCAGTGCTTATCCGAAAAATTCTTGTAGTTAGTCATCCTAAAGCGATCTTTCTCAATCTGGCACGTTTCACAAATTCAATTACATGTAGTGAAAAAACTGCCTGGTTTAAAAATTATTATGGGTATAATTTTAATTTTTCAGCTTATATAATAGAAGGGGTAACAATACCTTCTTTAGGATAGCGTGAGAATCCGCTCTTATTTATGAATCGGAAGAATATGCCTACGAAAAAGAGGTGTTTTACACAGTTATGGAAATAATAAAAATAGGATTGCTGTTCGTAATATATATACTAATTTTCTCATTGTTTTTTAGTATATTACGGTATGTAGTTAACAAATATCTAAGTGATTTCTATCGAGAACTTTTTAAAAAAATCGGGAAACTTTTTAATTTTTTGAAAAAGACTTTTCGAGTTAAAGAATAATGTGATACGTCCATCTTACGGATCACTGATCTGGTAGCATTTTCTTTGATAACGAAGGATGAATTTGTATATCCGTTTTTGATTCTAGTTCCAAATACCATAGCATGGTGAGGAATTGTTAAACTATCAAAGCAGAATTTTTTGTATATTTTATGCTAATAAGATGTTTGTAAAGGGGGCAGGGAAAACAATGATTTATGTAATAAGACACGGTCAAACAGACTTAAACAAGAAAAGTAAAATGCAAGGGAGAATAGGGTTACCATTAAATGAAAATGGAGTAGGACAAGCAGAAGTATTAAGAGACAAACTTCA
The window above is part of the Chengkuizengella sp. SCS-71B genome. Proteins encoded here:
- a CDS encoding NUDIX hydrolase, producing the protein MITNEHNAQNVFSPPKHIISAATIVLNDKSEILLVKAPCRGWEMPGGQVEEGESLKEAAIRETKEESGIDIDVLKFCGVFQNVSSSICNTLFLAKPIGGELTTSSESLEVGFFPLEEALEMVTWQNFRERIEYCLNENMQPFLIEFST
- a CDS encoding GNAT family N-acetyltransferase, with protein sequence MSVKIPTLIGELVKLRPLNYNTDHIAWFDVEQDEIMQEWVGNSVPTSYDEVKQYLYELYPKHFMIWMIEEKKSNKVIGMMRISHPQYHEEKLVAGDSQRLHSYYWRKGFMKESRELIYDYVFNELKVDVLYADVWEGNINSSKSLESVGYQLIDIKKEYFKKYDRMQNKLYYQLQLGTLIIRNKQ